In the genome of Oncorhynchus clarkii lewisi isolate Uvic-CL-2024 chromosome 4, UVic_Ocla_1.0, whole genome shotgun sequence, one region contains:
- the LOC139406484 gene encoding uncharacterized protein isoform X1, whose product MAEGETEKPRRMQTTWPQSGPDRSVTGQSSSPQVTSGQLSGNPSTSSHQYGMVRPSVAYTLGREVGPVVPYTQGGECLPHSSQVTSVGYLSGQTQNQQAPTKGQTLMATSPLLTSLLTNNAAAQSTGVTSQSGYHHTLPGRVNDAFQTTFQQGHRSLGVNGNNSQRLVQDGQGATIHCPSDINASLNTNCIYLQRPASGSQQLVLDRQEGTSSGTSAALAMGRSPNHVNHQWTVVSGKDSSRMAVQALHQGYPQTPNSLQIAQETSSVPSRTSPRSPTAYKQLYLILNQNNNNRTEMNRVQHGTPVQTDPSNHSQMYPFQPLTDSNNQVNLPNATVGQSMPMHNISQNPQYNVMHNPSLNHFQRYRPAGLTNPPQQNRLVSNCANMNSQGGAIKNNAHHAPYPRPHIEGVSNQHYKADVLVSNTGPSSSVPNNSIQSSVEHTSESAPPPYPGQHSHGPVLKKTRHVVGARAHSLQYIPNQGSAHTLHYKPKNTYVLISNTGPSSSVLNHGMQFSGQQNCESVPPSYPIRQGYYVTVTEDKSGNGFRAENVILIGDKPNESALVRQGSSASNAPSVPTVQKAIAVVQPLSQCMQTNTSLNVADRMPLTTQGMSFSTSGENVSNPGEESCDQSPSQAQTTLTVSASLTNEFGQKVPKVRPEATLQLGAGRTVTQNSETSVELAKTYSYFESEPSLSNCLHVEKVDSQPLSNLKCQATQRKELAGTEMTTHVHVNQLSEETNEKVVSDEDIFELSSVPVIKWRLGKLKDLVDTVQHPKCSETLVESKLLSLYWDGDGQKLIDAVRSGIFQNIMREVRSVCGKDVSSQSVIFSQVRRKNWAQVEEKCVILKHDSVYPVVQGQESSWLNTNKQLDDIDREFGFPSSLIYHQQTFRRGDEQPKRNCTENENSVENDDSASDMQTEMIQTERPAPSESDAKEIQGSSLAHSSTHTLSPVKKESENTILCDPFSSLEINVLTPEEAMRFFNGQLLQDKVGEDQLKLPVDVELNELKDYSVEDKSSERVDLKLTTVKYEVDVQSEDYCCLSRWKAVFSGSTNSVSCKCQYKTELGLTKATVNAKMFVEGTLAVEPSTTNAEQRESLDLWKSNGTAERKREGNPGKNGNPQSGKSTGIECQTIFLSDSESETDRPYTNGAKSLPLSKPPSLCLPSKCPNIVEVEIEDVFSSYEDFLKVSTPMSELVWDNVQPKQQLPGPLQKQMECVEALSVSLEERNLGGSEVIPTVTIPTSNLLRQPAEKISFLTSLSLAQRCHKHLSPKLNCSWKVKQKGVGHKRCVEGPHSVPRKRRKIRQGLGPFIQLVPEVNLTDTDDDFESPNTSASKSLEEDRPSNGRNLQKPAEPGIGTKISRVTTVSLALFGSSPQRTNGTVVTGQRKDHNSSRPRPFADKAPAPPLTLSVNVKSWKIEPSETSPPVESPVRQRLFNEWENSFVPTKKTKSRGRPRLRNRRGFAPKIVCAEVAKKTVTSTNTDGSALSSERRATPERTVRAKQTLRHFERESILNGLKLRLKKSRIKAVPSSKPVTVEKSTIKIRSPAPLPLEENSVLRFSVLPESFNFKDGQEPMDTRTQTGSMKEMAGAGAVAATTESTKTIVRKSQVGLWSAGPQKRYCPLTSSPTKIPKSSSTAFQEFQRKFKRLSQD is encoded by the exons ATGGCAGAAGGCGAGACTGAGAAGCCAAGGAGAATGCAGACTACCTGGCCCCAAAGTGGACCGGATCGATCAGTCACTGGACAATCCTCAAGTCCTCAAGTCACCAGTGGTCAGCTGAGTGGGAATCCGAGCACCTCTTCTCATCAATATGGGATGGTCAGACCATCGGTGGCGTATACACTAGGTAGGGAAGTCGGACCAGTGGTCCCATATACTCAAGGTGGTGAATGCTTACCACACAGCAGTCAAGTAACCAGTGTAGGTTACTTGAGTGGACAGACCCAGAATCAACAGGCACCCACAAAAGGGCAGACCCTAATGGCCACTAGTCCCCTTTTGACATCACTCTTGACTAACAATGCAGCTGCACAATCAACTGGTGTTACATCACAAAGTGGATACCATCACACCCTGCCTGGAAGGGTTAACGATGCTTTTCAAACTACTTTCCAGCAGGGACATAGGTCTTTGGGTGTTAATGGTAACAATTCACAGAGGTTGGTACAGGATGGTCAGGGTGCAACCATTCACTGCCCCTCTGATATTAATGCATCACTGAATACAAATTGTATTTATCTCCAAAGACCAGCAAGTGGCAGTCAGCAGCTGGTACTTGACAGACAAGAGGGGACCTCCAGTGGTACCTCTGCTGCTCTTGCAATGGGTAGGAGTCCCAATCATGTCAATCATCAATGGACTGTAGTGAGTGGAAAGGATTCAAGTAGGATGGCGGTTCAAGCTCTTCATCAGGGATATCCACAAACGCCAAACTCTTTGCAAATTGCACAGGAGACAAGTAGTGTGCCATCAAGGACATCTCCACGGTCTCCCACAGCATATAAACAACTGTATTtgattctaaatcaaaacaataaCAACAGGACTGAGATGAACAGGGTTCAACATGGCACACCTGTCCAAACTGACCCATCAAACCACAGTCAAATGTATCCCTTCCAACCTCTCACGGACAGCAACAACCAGGTCAATCTACCAAATGCTACAGTGGGGCAGTCAATGCCAATGCATAACATTAGCCAGAATCCTCAATACAATGTTATGCATAACCCTTCTCTTAATCATTTTCAAAGATATCGCCCTGCAGGCCTTACCAACCCACCACAACAGAACAGACTTGTGTCAAATTGTGCAAATATGAACAGTCAGGGAGGGGCCATTAAAAATAATGCACACCATGCCCCATATCCTAGGCCCCATATCGAAGGCGTATCCAACCAACATTACAAGGCAGACGTTCTGGTGTCCAACACTGGACCATCTTCATCTGTGCCAAACAATAGTATACAGTCTTCAGTCGAGCACACCAGTGAGTCCGCTCCTCCACCATACCCAGGCCAGCACTCACATGGACCCGTGCTGAAAAAGACGAGACATGTGGTTGGGGCAAGAGCACATTCTCTGCAATACATACCAAACCAAGGCTCAGCCCATACCCTACATTACAAGCCAAAAAACACCTATGTTCTGATATCCAACACTGGACCATCTTCATCTGTGCTAAACCATGGTATGCAGTTTTCAGGCCAGCAAAACTGTGAGTCTGTGCCACCGTCATACCCCATAAGACAGGGCTATTACGTAACGGTAACAGAGGACAAAAGTGGAAATGGATTTAGAGCAGAAAATGTTATTTTGATAGGAGATAAACCTAATGAAAGTGCTCTGGTACGGCAAGGATCATCTGCAAGTAATGCCCCCTCTGTTCCTACGGTGCAGAAGGCCATCGCCGTTGTACAACCACTATCGCAGTGTATGCAGACAAACACATCTCTCAACGTGGCTGATAGAATGCCCTTGACTACCCAAGGTATGTCGTTCTCAACTAGTGGTGAAAATGTGAGCAACCCTGGGGAAGAATCTTGTGACCAGAGTCCATCACAAGCCCAAACAACCCTTACTGTATCTGCTTCTTTGACAAATGAATTTGGACAAAAGGTCCCCAAGGTCAGACCGGAAGCTACATTACAATTGGGTGCTGGAAGAACAGTGACTCAGAATTCAGAAACTTCAGTTGAACTGGCCAAGACATATTCATATTTTGAGTCTGAACCGTCACTATCGAACTGCTTACATGTAGAGAAAGTGGATTCTCAACCATTATCTAATTTGAAATGTCAAGCCACTCAGAGAAAAGAATTAGCTGGCACAGAAATGACCACTCATGTGCATGTTAACCAATTGAGTGAGGAAACAAATGAAAAAGTAGTTTCAGATGAGGACATTTTTGAATTGTCCTCAGTTCCTGTAATCAAATGGAGACTTGGTAAATTGAAGGACTTGGTAGACACTGTGCAACATCCAAAATGCTCTGAGACACTGGTTGAAAGCAAGCTACTAAGCCTCTATTGGGATGGAGATGGGCAGAAGCTTATAGATGCTGTAAGATCTGGTATCTTCCAGAATATAATGCGAGAGGTTAGATCTGTGTGTGGCAAAGATGTGTCATCACAGTCTGTCATATTTTCACAAGTCAGGCGCAAAAACTGGGCTCAAGTTGAAGAGAAGTGTGTCATTCTTAAACATGATTCTGTTTACCCCGTGGTCCAGGGTCAAGAGTCCTCATGGCTGAACACCAATAAGCAGCTTGATGACATAGACAGGGAGTTTGGATTCCCTTCGTCACTAATATATCACCAACAGACTTTTCGAAGAGGAGATGAACAACCAAAACGTAATTGTACCGAAAATGAAAATTCTGTAGAAAATGACGACTCTGCCAGTGACATGCAGACTGAGATGATTCAGACAGAGAGACCAGCACCCTCTGAATCTGATGCTAAAGAAATTCAAGGGTCAAGTTTGGCACACAGctctacacacaccctctcaccaGTTAAGAAAGAAAGTGAAAACACCATTTTATGTGACCCATTTTCCTCCCTGGAGATCAATGTGCTGACACCAGAAGAGGCTATGCGGTTTTTCAATGGCCAGCTACTGCAAGACAAAGTGGGAGAAGACCAGTTGAAATTGCCAGTGGATGTGGAGCTGAATGAGTTGAAAGATTACTCTGTGGAGGATAAATCATCTGAGAGAGTAGATTTAAAGTTGACGACTGTAAAATATGAAGTGGATGTCCAATCAGAAGATTACTGTTGTCTCTCACGTTGGAAGGCAGTGTTCAGTGGGTCCACCAATTCTGTGTCCTGCAAATGCCAGTACAAGACTGAATTGGGTTTGACAAAGGCCACTGTGAATGCAAAGATGTTTGTCGAGGGAACTTTGGCTGTTGAACCGAGCACAACAAATGCAGAACAAAGGGAAAGCCTGGATTTATGGAAATCAAATGGCACagcagaaagaaagagggaagggaATCCTGGTAAAAATGGGAATCCCCAATCAGGGAAATCTACAGGCATTGAATGCCAAACTATTTTCTTGTCTGATAGTGAATCTGAGACTGATCGCCCATACACTAATGGGGCGAAGAGCTTGCCATTGTCAAAACCCCCATCACTGTGCCTGCCCAGCAAGTGCCCAAACATTGTTGAAGTTGAAATTGAAGATGTCTTCTCGAGCTATGAAGACTTTCTCAAAGTATCCACCCCAATGTCTGAGCTAGTGTGGGACAATGTACAGCCAAAGCAGCAACTACCAGGTCCACTCCAGAAACAAATGGAATGTGTAGAAGCACTTAGTGTCTCTTTGGAAGAAAGGAACCTTGGGGGTAGTGAAGTCATTCCTACAGTTACCATTCCTACTTCTAATCTGCTACGCCAACCAGCAGAGAAAATCAGTTTTCTAACATCACTCTCCTTGGCACAAAGATGTCACAAGCATCTATCGCCTAAATTAAATTGTAGCTGGAAGGTTAAACAAAAAGGGGTTGGACACAAGAGATGTGTTGAAGGTCCTCATTCtgtcccaagaaagcgaaggaaAATAAGGCAAGGTTTGGGTCCCTTCATTCAACTTGTTCCTGAGGTCAACTTGACTGACACAGATGACGATTTCGAGTCCCCCAATACAAGTGCTTCTAAGTCTTTGGAAGAAGACCGACCTTCAAACGGTCGCAATCTCCAGAAGCCAGCAGAACCTGGAATTGGGACCAAGATTTCAAGGGTCACAACAGTAAGTCTGGCCTTGTTTGGTTCCTCGCCCCAGAGGACAAATGGGACTGTAGTAACTGGCCAACGCAAGGACCATAATTCTTCTCGACCTAGACCTTTTGCAGACAAAGCTCCAGCACCTCCTTTAACCCTCAGTGTGAATGTCAAGTCCTGGAAGATAGAGCCCTCCGAGACCAGCCCGCCAGTGGAAAGCCCAGTCAGACAACGGCTCTTCAACGAGTGGGAGAacagttttgtgccaacaaagaAGACAAAGTCCAGGGGCAGACCAAGACTACGAAACAGAAGAGGCTTTGCTCCGAAGATTGTTTGCGCTGAAGTTGCCAAAAAGACTGTTACCTCGACCAACACAGATGGTAGTGCATTATCCTCTGAAAGACGAGCCACACCAGAAAGAACCGTAAGGGCCAAGCAGACTTTGCGGCACTTTGAAAGAGAGAGCATCTTAAATGGCCTGAAACTCAGACTGAAGAAATCTAGGATCAAGGCAGTGCCTTCCAGCAAACCTGTTACAGTGGAAAAAAGTACAATTAAGATCAGGAGCCCTGCTCCTTTGCCTCTTGAGGAGAACAGTGTTCTGAGGTTCAGTGTGCTGCCAGAGTCGTTCAACTTCAAAGATGGACAAGAACCCATGGATACTCGGACACAGACTGGTTCAATGAAGG AAATGGCTGGTGCTGGTGCTGTTGCTGCAACGACTGAGAGTACTAAAACAATAGTCCGGAAATCCCAAG TAGGTTTATGGTCTGCTGGCCCTCAGAAGAGATATTGTCCTCTCACCTCTTCGCCCACTAAAATCCCCAAGTCTTCCTCCACTGCCTTCCAGGAGTTTCAGAGGAAATTCAAGCGGCTATCCCAAGACTAG
- the LOC139406484 gene encoding uncharacterized protein isoform X2, with protein sequence MAEGETEKPRRMQTTWPQSGPDRSVTGQSSSPQVTSGQLSGNPSTSSHQYGMVRPSVAYTLGREVGPVVPYTQGGECLPHSSQVTSVGYLSGQTQNQQAPTKGQTLMATSPLLTSLLTNNAAAQSTGVTSQSGYHHTLPGRVNDAFQTTFQQGHRSLGVNGNNSQRLVQDGQGATIHCPSDINASLNTNCIYLQRPASGSQQLVLDRQEGTSSGTSAALAMGRSPNHVNHQWTVVSGKDSSRMAVQALHQGYPQTPNSLQIAQETSSVPSRTSPRSPTAYKQLYLILNQNNNNRTEMNRVQHGTPVQTDPSNHSQMYPFQPLTDSNNQVNLPNATVGQSMPMHNISQNPQYNVMHNPSLNHFQRYRPAGLTNPPQQNRLVSNCANMNSQGGAIKNNAHHAPYPRPHIEGVSNQHYKADVLVSNTGPSSSVPNNSIQSSVEHTSESAPPPYPGQHSHGPVLKKTRHVVGARAHSLQYIPNQGSAHTLHYKPKNTYVLISNTGPSSSVLNHGMQFSGQQNCESVPPSYPIRQGYYVTVTEDKSGNGFRAENVILIGDKPNESALVRQGSSASNAPSVPTVQKAIAVVQPLSQCMQTNTSLNVADRMPLTTQGMSFSTSGENVSNPGEESCDQSPSQAQTTLTVSASLTNEFGQKVPKVRPEATLQLGAGRTVTQNSETSVELAKTYSYFESEPSLSNCLHVEKVDSQPLSNLKCQATQRKELAGTEMTTHVHVNQLSEETNEKVVSDEDIFELSSVPVIKWRLGKLKDLVDTVQHPKCSETLVESKLLSLYWDGDGQKLIDAVRSGIFQNIMREVRSVCGKDVSSQSVIFSQVRRKNWAQVEEKCVILKHDSVYPVVQGQESSWLNTNKQLDDIDREFGFPSSLIYHQQTFRRGDEQPKRNCTENENSVENDDSASDMQTEMIQTERPAPSESDAKEIQGSSLAHSSTHTLSPVKKESENTILCDPFSSLEINVLTPEEAMRFFNGQLLQDKVGEDQLKLPVDVELNELKDYSVEDKSSERVDLKLTTVKYEVDVQSEDYCCLSRWKAVFSGSTNSVSCKCQYKTELGLTKATVNAKMFVEGTLAVEPSTTNAEQRESLDLWKSNGTAERKREGNPGKNGNPQSGKSTGIECQTIFLSDSESETDRPYTNGAKSLPLSKPPSLCLPSKCPNIVEVEIEDVFSSYEDFLKVSTPMSELVWDNVQPKQQLPGPLQKQMECVEALSVSLEERNLGGSEVIPTVTIPTSNLLRQPAEKISFLTSLSLAQRCHKHLSPKLNCSWKVKQKGVGHKRCVEGPHSVPRKRRKIRQGLGPFIQLVPEVNLTDTDDDFESPNTSASKSLEEDRPSNGRNLQKPAEPGIGTKISRVTTVSLALFGSSPQRTNGTVVTGQRKDHNSSRPRPFADKAPAPPLTLSVNVKSWKIEPSETSPPVESPVRQRLFNEWENSFVPTKKTKSRGRPRLRNRRGFAPKIVCAEVAKKTVTSTNTDGSALSSERRATPERTVRAKQTLRHFERESILNGLKLRLKKSRIKAVPSSKPVTVEKSTIKIRSPAPLPLEENSVLRFSVLPESFNFKDGQEPMDTRTQTGSMKEMAGAGAVAATTESTKTIVRKSQGLWSAGPQKRYCPLTSSPTKIPKSSSTAFQEFQRKFKRLSQD encoded by the exons ATGGCAGAAGGCGAGACTGAGAAGCCAAGGAGAATGCAGACTACCTGGCCCCAAAGTGGACCGGATCGATCAGTCACTGGACAATCCTCAAGTCCTCAAGTCACCAGTGGTCAGCTGAGTGGGAATCCGAGCACCTCTTCTCATCAATATGGGATGGTCAGACCATCGGTGGCGTATACACTAGGTAGGGAAGTCGGACCAGTGGTCCCATATACTCAAGGTGGTGAATGCTTACCACACAGCAGTCAAGTAACCAGTGTAGGTTACTTGAGTGGACAGACCCAGAATCAACAGGCACCCACAAAAGGGCAGACCCTAATGGCCACTAGTCCCCTTTTGACATCACTCTTGACTAACAATGCAGCTGCACAATCAACTGGTGTTACATCACAAAGTGGATACCATCACACCCTGCCTGGAAGGGTTAACGATGCTTTTCAAACTACTTTCCAGCAGGGACATAGGTCTTTGGGTGTTAATGGTAACAATTCACAGAGGTTGGTACAGGATGGTCAGGGTGCAACCATTCACTGCCCCTCTGATATTAATGCATCACTGAATACAAATTGTATTTATCTCCAAAGACCAGCAAGTGGCAGTCAGCAGCTGGTACTTGACAGACAAGAGGGGACCTCCAGTGGTACCTCTGCTGCTCTTGCAATGGGTAGGAGTCCCAATCATGTCAATCATCAATGGACTGTAGTGAGTGGAAAGGATTCAAGTAGGATGGCGGTTCAAGCTCTTCATCAGGGATATCCACAAACGCCAAACTCTTTGCAAATTGCACAGGAGACAAGTAGTGTGCCATCAAGGACATCTCCACGGTCTCCCACAGCATATAAACAACTGTATTtgattctaaatcaaaacaataaCAACAGGACTGAGATGAACAGGGTTCAACATGGCACACCTGTCCAAACTGACCCATCAAACCACAGTCAAATGTATCCCTTCCAACCTCTCACGGACAGCAACAACCAGGTCAATCTACCAAATGCTACAGTGGGGCAGTCAATGCCAATGCATAACATTAGCCAGAATCCTCAATACAATGTTATGCATAACCCTTCTCTTAATCATTTTCAAAGATATCGCCCTGCAGGCCTTACCAACCCACCACAACAGAACAGACTTGTGTCAAATTGTGCAAATATGAACAGTCAGGGAGGGGCCATTAAAAATAATGCACACCATGCCCCATATCCTAGGCCCCATATCGAAGGCGTATCCAACCAACATTACAAGGCAGACGTTCTGGTGTCCAACACTGGACCATCTTCATCTGTGCCAAACAATAGTATACAGTCTTCAGTCGAGCACACCAGTGAGTCCGCTCCTCCACCATACCCAGGCCAGCACTCACATGGACCCGTGCTGAAAAAGACGAGACATGTGGTTGGGGCAAGAGCACATTCTCTGCAATACATACCAAACCAAGGCTCAGCCCATACCCTACATTACAAGCCAAAAAACACCTATGTTCTGATATCCAACACTGGACCATCTTCATCTGTGCTAAACCATGGTATGCAGTTTTCAGGCCAGCAAAACTGTGAGTCTGTGCCACCGTCATACCCCATAAGACAGGGCTATTACGTAACGGTAACAGAGGACAAAAGTGGAAATGGATTTAGAGCAGAAAATGTTATTTTGATAGGAGATAAACCTAATGAAAGTGCTCTGGTACGGCAAGGATCATCTGCAAGTAATGCCCCCTCTGTTCCTACGGTGCAGAAGGCCATCGCCGTTGTACAACCACTATCGCAGTGTATGCAGACAAACACATCTCTCAACGTGGCTGATAGAATGCCCTTGACTACCCAAGGTATGTCGTTCTCAACTAGTGGTGAAAATGTGAGCAACCCTGGGGAAGAATCTTGTGACCAGAGTCCATCACAAGCCCAAACAACCCTTACTGTATCTGCTTCTTTGACAAATGAATTTGGACAAAAGGTCCCCAAGGTCAGACCGGAAGCTACATTACAATTGGGTGCTGGAAGAACAGTGACTCAGAATTCAGAAACTTCAGTTGAACTGGCCAAGACATATTCATATTTTGAGTCTGAACCGTCACTATCGAACTGCTTACATGTAGAGAAAGTGGATTCTCAACCATTATCTAATTTGAAATGTCAAGCCACTCAGAGAAAAGAATTAGCTGGCACAGAAATGACCACTCATGTGCATGTTAACCAATTGAGTGAGGAAACAAATGAAAAAGTAGTTTCAGATGAGGACATTTTTGAATTGTCCTCAGTTCCTGTAATCAAATGGAGACTTGGTAAATTGAAGGACTTGGTAGACACTGTGCAACATCCAAAATGCTCTGAGACACTGGTTGAAAGCAAGCTACTAAGCCTCTATTGGGATGGAGATGGGCAGAAGCTTATAGATGCTGTAAGATCTGGTATCTTCCAGAATATAATGCGAGAGGTTAGATCTGTGTGTGGCAAAGATGTGTCATCACAGTCTGTCATATTTTCACAAGTCAGGCGCAAAAACTGGGCTCAAGTTGAAGAGAAGTGTGTCATTCTTAAACATGATTCTGTTTACCCCGTGGTCCAGGGTCAAGAGTCCTCATGGCTGAACACCAATAAGCAGCTTGATGACATAGACAGGGAGTTTGGATTCCCTTCGTCACTAATATATCACCAACAGACTTTTCGAAGAGGAGATGAACAACCAAAACGTAATTGTACCGAAAATGAAAATTCTGTAGAAAATGACGACTCTGCCAGTGACATGCAGACTGAGATGATTCAGACAGAGAGACCAGCACCCTCTGAATCTGATGCTAAAGAAATTCAAGGGTCAAGTTTGGCACACAGctctacacacaccctctcaccaGTTAAGAAAGAAAGTGAAAACACCATTTTATGTGACCCATTTTCCTCCCTGGAGATCAATGTGCTGACACCAGAAGAGGCTATGCGGTTTTTCAATGGCCAGCTACTGCAAGACAAAGTGGGAGAAGACCAGTTGAAATTGCCAGTGGATGTGGAGCTGAATGAGTTGAAAGATTACTCTGTGGAGGATAAATCATCTGAGAGAGTAGATTTAAAGTTGACGACTGTAAAATATGAAGTGGATGTCCAATCAGAAGATTACTGTTGTCTCTCACGTTGGAAGGCAGTGTTCAGTGGGTCCACCAATTCTGTGTCCTGCAAATGCCAGTACAAGACTGAATTGGGTTTGACAAAGGCCACTGTGAATGCAAAGATGTTTGTCGAGGGAACTTTGGCTGTTGAACCGAGCACAACAAATGCAGAACAAAGGGAAAGCCTGGATTTATGGAAATCAAATGGCACagcagaaagaaagagggaagggaATCCTGGTAAAAATGGGAATCCCCAATCAGGGAAATCTACAGGCATTGAATGCCAAACTATTTTCTTGTCTGATAGTGAATCTGAGACTGATCGCCCATACACTAATGGGGCGAAGAGCTTGCCATTGTCAAAACCCCCATCACTGTGCCTGCCCAGCAAGTGCCCAAACATTGTTGAAGTTGAAATTGAAGATGTCTTCTCGAGCTATGAAGACTTTCTCAAAGTATCCACCCCAATGTCTGAGCTAGTGTGGGACAATGTACAGCCAAAGCAGCAACTACCAGGTCCACTCCAGAAACAAATGGAATGTGTAGAAGCACTTAGTGTCTCTTTGGAAGAAAGGAACCTTGGGGGTAGTGAAGTCATTCCTACAGTTACCATTCCTACTTCTAATCTGCTACGCCAACCAGCAGAGAAAATCAGTTTTCTAACATCACTCTCCTTGGCACAAAGATGTCACAAGCATCTATCGCCTAAATTAAATTGTAGCTGGAAGGTTAAACAAAAAGGGGTTGGACACAAGAGATGTGTTGAAGGTCCTCATTCtgtcccaagaaagcgaaggaaAATAAGGCAAGGTTTGGGTCCCTTCATTCAACTTGTTCCTGAGGTCAACTTGACTGACACAGATGACGATTTCGAGTCCCCCAATACAAGTGCTTCTAAGTCTTTGGAAGAAGACCGACCTTCAAACGGTCGCAATCTCCAGAAGCCAGCAGAACCTGGAATTGGGACCAAGATTTCAAGGGTCACAACAGTAAGTCTGGCCTTGTTTGGTTCCTCGCCCCAGAGGACAAATGGGACTGTAGTAACTGGCCAACGCAAGGACCATAATTCTTCTCGACCTAGACCTTTTGCAGACAAAGCTCCAGCACCTCCTTTAACCCTCAGTGTGAATGTCAAGTCCTGGAAGATAGAGCCCTCCGAGACCAGCCCGCCAGTGGAAAGCCCAGTCAGACAACGGCTCTTCAACGAGTGGGAGAacagttttgtgccaacaaagaAGACAAAGTCCAGGGGCAGACCAAGACTACGAAACAGAAGAGGCTTTGCTCCGAAGATTGTTTGCGCTGAAGTTGCCAAAAAGACTGTTACCTCGACCAACACAGATGGTAGTGCATTATCCTCTGAAAGACGAGCCACACCAGAAAGAACCGTAAGGGCCAAGCAGACTTTGCGGCACTTTGAAAGAGAGAGCATCTTAAATGGCCTGAAACTCAGACTGAAGAAATCTAGGATCAAGGCAGTGCCTTCCAGCAAACCTGTTACAGTGGAAAAAAGTACAATTAAGATCAGGAGCCCTGCTCCTTTGCCTCTTGAGGAGAACAGTGTTCTGAGGTTCAGTGTGCTGCCAGAGTCGTTCAACTTCAAAGATGGACAAGAACCCATGGATACTCGGACACAGACTGGTTCAATGAAGG AAATGGCTGGTGCTGGTGCTGTTGCTGCAACGACTGAGAGTACTAAAACAATAGTCCGGAAATCCCAAG GTTTATGGTCTGCTGGCCCTCAGAAGAGATATTGTCCTCTCACCTCTTCGCCCACTAAAATCCCCAAGTCTTCCTCCACTGCCTTCCAGGAGTTTCAGAGGAAATTCAAGCGGCTATCCCAAGACTAG